The Deinococcota bacterium genome includes the window ACGATGGCGGGCGCGGCCAGCGGCAGGGTGACGCGCGTGAGGGCGCGCCAGGGCGAGCTTCCGAGCGCCTGCGCGGCCTCGCCGAGCCGCGGCCCGAGCGCCTCCAGATAGGCGCCGACGATGCGCACCACCACCGCGTAGTTGTAGAAGACGTGCGCCAGCAAGATGATGAGCAGGCTGCCGCGCAGATCGACGCCGCTCACGCCCCGCGGCCCCAGGAGCGCCAGAAAGCCGATGGCCGCCACCACCGTGGGCATGACGAAGGGGATGGTAAAGGCGCTCCTCAGGAGGCGCTTGCCCGCGAAGTCGAAGC containing:
- a CDS encoding ABC transporter permease subunit, with amino-acid sequence MQRPWLAHLLGLLAAAFLAVFLFYPLAVILERSLTSREAVMGALSNPYYLGRLWFTTYQALLSTLLTVLFALPGALLFARFDFAGKRLLRSAFTIPFVMPTVVAAIGFLALLGPRGVSGVDLRGSLLIILLAHVFYNYAVVVRIVGAYLEALGPRLGEAAQALGSSPWRALTRVTLPLAAPAIV